A single window of Raphanus sativus cultivar WK10039 unplaced genomic scaffold, ASM80110v3 Scaffold0578, whole genome shotgun sequence DNA harbors:
- the LOC130502474 gene encoding uncharacterized protein LOC130502474, with product MGKRKCASKYRSSTPDRESPTHRDSSPASDLRREASGSSNRAANLPSSDNPAVIRSTKPFEVSNSPDNIHSPYFLHSSDHPGLVLASEALDGTNYSIWTIAMTTSLEAKNKLGFIDGSIAMPVDTDPFYKIWCRCNSMVKSWLLNSVSKQIYTSVLYFKAASDIWNDLHTRFHKSNLPRLYKLRHQLHSLRQGSMDLSSYHTKTQSLWEELNSLNAPAHTIEGLMAQNESNRVIDFLMGLNDSYDHIRSQILMKKSLPSLSEVFNILDQEDSQRSARTTSQTSVDASTFQVSSYGKPRPVCTHCKGVGHVVDRCYKIHGYPPGLKARGRTYPPKNTASQHGQASANAIISESPDVKQSTSVTANATSPIPSTLSSEQLQQFIAYFSAQLQDQSHTSTSNGLLPSPSAVSEACKATGSYTGVDDWQG from the exons ATGGGAAAGAGAAAGTGTGCTTCCAAATACAGGAGCTCAACTCCTGATCGCGAATCTCCGACTCATCGCGATTCATCTCCAGCTTCCGATCTCCGTCGCGAAGCTTCTGGATCTTCAAATCGAGCTGCTAACCTACCTTCTTCAGATAATCCAGCTGTGATTCGTTCCACTAAACCGTTTGAGGTATCTAACTCTCCGGATAACATTCATAGCCCTTACTTTCTTCATAGTTCAGATCACCCTGGCTTAGTTCTAGCATCTGAGGCTTTAGATGGAACGAACTATAGCATCTGGACTATAGCTATGACTACGAGTTTAGAGGCAAAGAACAAGCTAGGATTTATCGATGGATCTATTGCTATGCCTGTTGATACTGATCCTTTCTACAAGATCTGGTGTCGTTGCAACAGTATGGTCAAATCTTGGCTTCTTAACAGCGTTTCAAAGCAGATTTACACAAGTGTGTTGTATTTCAAAGCTGCATCTGATATATGGAATGATCTTCACACTCGGTTCCACAAATCTAATCTGCCACGACTGTACAAGCTCCGTCATCAACTACACTCACTTCGTCAAGGTAGCATGGATCTCTCCTCGTATCATACCAAGACGCAATCATTGTGGGAAGAACTCAACAGTCTGAACGCTCCAGCTCATACTATTGAAGGTCTTATGGCACAGAATGAGAGTAACAGAGTCATTGACTTCCTTATGGGACTCAATGACAGTTATGATCACATCCGTAGTCAGATTCTCATGAAGAAGTCCCTTCCATCTCTGTCTGAAGTCTTCAATATTCTCGATCAAGAAGATAGTCAACGTTCTGCAAGAACTACTTCTCAGACTTCTGTTGATGCTAGCACGTTTCAGGTATCTTCTTATGGGAAGCCTCGTCCGGTTTGCACTCATTGCAAAGGTGTTGGACATGTTGTTGATAGATGCTACAAGATCCATGGTTATCCACCAGGTCTTAAAGCACGAGGCAGAACTTATCCACCAAAGAATACAGCCTCTCAACATGGTCAAGCTTCTGCAAATGCTATCATCTCTGAGTCACCAGACGTGAAACAGTCTACTTCTGTGACTGCAAATGCTACCTCTCCGATACCTTCTACTCTCAGCTCTGAGCAACTGCAACAGTTCATCGCGTACTTCAGTGCTCAACTCCAAGACCAGAGCCATACATCAACATCAAATGgacttcttccttctccttcagCTGTATCAGAGGCTTGCAAAGCGACTG GATCTTACACGGGAGTTGATGATTGGCAAGGGTAG
- the LOC130502476 gene encoding LOW QUALITY PROTEIN: disease resistance protein At4g27190-like (The sequence of the model RefSeq protein was modified relative to this genomic sequence to represent the inferred CDS: deleted 1 base in 1 codon) — MDCLGSALGSFLAEAGRGISRSTYTRAINTIRFKSNIKALENALNGLVDVQDKVEQDLKTLEIKGKSLHVQLRRWLRDVEEIVSEANSIQEGRVSCALSLRCKRSKKLAVVLEKVKKLQKQGVELLDIFSFEGRSLVEKILGPSIADQTRASEMLVKVLNCLMRDDVQKMGIWGMGGVGKTTLVRELNNKLWKEADTQPLGMVIWATVSKEFELGRVLKQIAERLDMEVKLGESEETLAKRIYGRLEKVSRFLLILDDVWKPIDLDQLGIPDTNIHKASKIVLTSRFLEVCQSIKTDIDFRVDCLCEEEAWQLFCKNAGEVTRLDCVEPIAKEVSRECGGLPLAIITVGMAMRGKKMVELWEHAFEELKSSVPYVKSIEEKIYQPLKLSYDLLEPNMKSCFLFCALFPEDYSIEVAELVRYWIAEGFIDETQNHGYLMNQGITLAENLKDSCLLEEGAHGDTVKMHDVVRDFAIWVMSSSRDGSHSLVMSGIGLCEFPHEKFVPSIRRVSLMNNKLTRLPNQVVECVELSALLLHGNFHLEELPVGFLISFPALRILNLSGTRIKSLPHSLSELHELRSLILKDCYYLEEVPSLESLAKIQVLDLCATPIKETPKGLETLKSLRLLDLSRTHHLESIPAGTIPQLSSLEVLDMTLSHFHWGVQGQTQEGQATLEEIACLQRLSILSIRVVCVPPLSPEYNSWIERLKKFQLFIGPTANSLPSRHDKRRVTISSLNVSEAFIGWLLTKTTSLVMNHCWGLNEMLENLVIDSTSSFNMLRSLTVEGFGGSIRPAGGCVAQLDLIPNLEELHLRRVNLGTIRELVGHLGLRFETLKHLEVSRCSRLKCLLSLGNFICFLPNLQEIHVSFCERLQELFDYSPGEVPTSVSVVPALRVIKLRNLPQLKSLCSQKVSWGCLEHVEVIRCNLLKNLPISSNNAHRVREVRGETHWWNNLTWDVNNTRETLQPRFIPADGNKLTDSVGITCYRSPNTILEASPICSTSGSQTEELL; from the exons ATGGATTGTCTGGGCTCAGCTTTGGGTTCTTTCTTGGCAGAGGCAGGGCGTGGTATATCCAGATCAACCTATACTCGAGCCATTAATACCATCCGGTTCAAGTCAAACATCAAAGCTTTAGAGAATGCGCTCAATGGCCTTGTTGATGTTCAGGACAAAGTGGAACAAGACCTCAAAACCTTGGAGATCAAAGGGAAGTCCTTGCATGTGCAACTGAGGAGATGGCTAAGAGATGTGGAAGAGATTGTCTCTGAAGCAAATTCAATTCAGGAAGGGCGTGTTTCATGTGCTCTGTCCTTGAGATGTAAGCGGAGTAAAAAACTCGCGGTAGTTCTTGAGAAAGTCAAGAAGCTTCAGAAGCAAGGCGTAGAACTTCTCGACATATTCTCTTTTGAAGGCAGATCTCTAGTTGAAAAAATCCTTGGACCCTCCATCGCTGATCAAACAAGAGCATCAGAGATGTTAGTCAAAGTTCTAAACTGTTTGATGAGAGATGATGTTCAAAAGATGGGTATTTGGGGCATGGGTGGAGTTGGGAAAACAACACTAGTCAGGGAACTGAACAATAAGCTATGGAAAGAAGCTGATACGCAGCCTTTGGGTATGGTGATATGGGCTACAGTCTCAAAAGAGTTTGAATTGGGAAGGGTCCTGAAGCAAATCGCTGAAAGATTGGATATGGAAGTGAAACTAGGCGAAAGCGAGGAAACGCTGGCGAAACGGATATATGGAAGGCTTGAGAAAGTGAGTAGATTTCTTCTCATTCTTGATGATGTCTGGAAACCCATTGATCTAGACCAGTTGGGGATTCCAGACACAAATATACACAAGGCTTCAAAGATTGTCTTGACTTCTAGATTTTTAGAGGTTTGCCAGAGCATCAAAACGGATATTGACTTCAGAGTGGATTGCTTatgtgaagaagaagcttgGCAATTGTTTTGTAAAAACGCTGGAGAAGTAACTAGATTAGATTGTGTTGAACCTATAGCAAAAGAGGTTTCTCGGGAATGTGGTGGATTGCCTTTGGCTATCATCACGGTTGGAATGGCTATGCGAGGGAAGAAGATGGTCGAGCTGTGGGAACATGCCTTTGAAGAACTCAAGAGTTCGGTGCCTTATGTCAAGAGTATTGAAGAAAAGATCTACCAGCCTTTGAAATTGAGCTACGACTTGCTCGAGCCAAATATGAAATCTTGCTTCCTCTTCTGTGCCTTATTTCCAGAGGATTACTCCATAGAAGTAGCTGAGCTCGTGAGGTACTGGATTGCCGAAGGATTCATTGATGAAACACAAAACCATGGCTACTTAATGAACCAAGGAATCACTCTGGCAGAGAATCTGAAAGACTCTTGCTTACTTGAAGAGGGTGCTCATGGTGACACGGTTAAGATGCATGATGTGGTTCGCGATTTTGCCATTTGGGTCATGTCTTCCTCACGAGATGGTAGTCACTCTCTTGTCATGTCTGGTATAGGCTTGTGCGAGTTTCCACATGAGAAGTTTGTTCCTTCTATCCGAAGAGTTTCTTTGATGAATAATAAGCTTACTAGGCTTCCAAATCAAGTGGTAGAGTGTGTTGAACTCTCAGCTTTGCTGCTACATGGAAACTTTCACCTGGAAGAGTTGCCTGTGGGGTTCTTGATATCTTTCCCAGCACTTCGGATTCTGAATCTAAGTGGGACACGCATAAAGTCATTACCCCATTCCCTCAGCGAGCTTCATGAACTCAGATCTCTCATCTTGAAAGACTGCTACTACCTTGAAGAAGTTCCTTCTCTTGAAAGCTTGGCAAAAATTCAAGTTCTGGATCTTTGTGCCACTCCAATAAAGGAAACACCAAAAGGGTTGGAAACATTGAAGAGCTTGAGACTACTTGACCTTTCCCGTACACATCACCTCGAAAGCATTCCAGCAGGAACCATCCCACAGTTGTCAAGTTTAGAGGTTCTAGACATGACCCTTAGTCATTTCCACTGGGGCGTCCAAGGACAAACTCAAGAAGGGCAAGCAACACTTGAAGAGATTGCTTGCCTCCAACGTTTATCAATCCTCTCAATCAGAGTTGTATGTGTCCCACCTCTCTCCCCTGAGTACAATTCC TGGATAGAAAGGTTAAAGAAGTTTCAGTTGTTTATCGGTCCAACAGCAAACTCTTTACCTTCTAGACATGACAAGCGGAGAGTGACAATTAGTAGTCTCAATGTTTCAGAAGCATTCATTGGATGGTTGCTAACGAAGACAACTTCTCTAGTGATGAACCATTGTTGGGGTCTCAATGAGATGCTGGAGAACTTGGTGATCGATAGCACGAGTAGCTTCAACATGTTGAGATCTCTAACGGTAGAGGGTTTTGGTGGAAGTATAAGACCCGCTGGTGGATGTGTTGCACAGCTGGATCTTATACCTAACCTTGAAGAACTTCATCTGCGTCGTGTAAACCTGGGAACCATTAGAGAGCTCGTTGGTCACCTGGGGTTGAGATTTGAGACACTGAAACATCTAGAAGTCAGCAGATGTAGCCGGCTCAAATGCCTTCTCTCATTAGGGAACTTCATCTGTTTCCTGCCGAACCTACAAGAGATACATGTTAGCTTTTGTGAAAGGCTTCAGGAGCTGTTCGACTATTCTCCAGGGGAAGTTCCAACCTCTGTTTCTGTGGTACCTGCTCTGCGTGTCATAAAGCTAAGGAATCTTCCGCAGTTGAAGAGTTTATGTAGCCAAAAAGTGTCATGGGGATGTCTGGAACATGTGGAAGTGATACGATGCAACCTTCTCAAGAATCTACCCATTAGCTCAAATAACGCTCACAGGGTCAGAGAAGTAAGAGGAGAAACACACTGGTGGAACAACTTAACTTGGGATGTTAACAACACGAGAGAAACCCTTCAGCCTCGTTTCATACCAGCTGACGGAAACAAGCTAACTGACTCTGTTGGAATTACTTGTTATCGGAGCCCCAACACGATTTTAGAAGCTTCTCCAATTTGTAGTACATCAGGATCTCAGACTGAGGAGCTTCTGTAG